In a single window of the Pandoraea pulmonicola genome:
- a CDS encoding high-affinity branched-chain amino acid ABC transporter permease LivM — MTQQLTLKSGTAQRAPAGDTLKGAVISALMTIVLTAPILGLQLKLEGYKVVLEQHWRPVWIAAAVVFVFQLVKPLLLRSKRAVKLPSVPAMGRRQQLTAMWVLLAVGLVWPFVGSRGAVDVATLALIYCVLGLGLNIVVGFAGLLDLGYVGFYAVGGYTYALLNQYFGLTFWECLPIAALMSATFGFLLGFPVLRLRGDYLAIVTLGFGEIIRLLLNNLTSLTGGPDGVSGIPKPSVFGFEMARSSSVEGAKTFHELIGLDYSGSHMVIFLYLLAFALVGFTLFVTSRLIRMPIGRAWEALREDEIACRSLGLNPTRIKLSAFTLGASFAGLAGAFFAARQGLVTPESFTFIESALILAVVVLGGMGSQVGVILAAILLTILPEVARDFAEYRMLIFGLVMVLMMMWRPQGLLPATRPHVELPQ; from the coding sequence ATGACACAACAACTCACGCTCAAGTCCGGCACCGCACAACGCGCGCCGGCAGGCGATACGCTCAAGGGCGCGGTCATCTCCGCGCTGATGACGATCGTTCTCACGGCCCCCATCCTGGGCCTGCAATTGAAGCTCGAAGGCTACAAGGTCGTGCTGGAGCAACACTGGCGCCCGGTCTGGATCGCCGCGGCCGTCGTCTTCGTCTTCCAGTTGGTCAAGCCGCTGCTGCTGCGCTCGAAGCGCGCGGTCAAGCTGCCAAGCGTGCCTGCCATGGGCCGCCGCCAGCAACTGACCGCGATGTGGGTGCTGCTCGCCGTGGGCCTCGTGTGGCCGTTCGTCGGCTCGCGCGGTGCGGTGGACGTGGCCACGCTCGCCCTCATCTACTGCGTGCTCGGCCTCGGCCTGAACATCGTCGTGGGCTTCGCCGGTCTGCTCGATCTGGGCTACGTCGGCTTCTACGCGGTCGGCGGCTATACGTACGCGCTGCTCAACCAGTACTTCGGCCTGACGTTCTGGGAATGCCTGCCGATCGCCGCGCTCATGTCGGCCACGTTCGGCTTTCTGCTCGGCTTCCCGGTGTTGCGCCTGCGCGGCGACTATCTGGCGATCGTGACGCTGGGCTTCGGTGAAATCATCCGCTTGCTGCTCAACAACCTCACGAGCCTCACCGGCGGGCCGGACGGCGTGTCGGGCATTCCGAAGCCAAGCGTGTTCGGCTTCGAGATGGCGCGCTCGTCGAGCGTCGAAGGCGCGAAGACCTTCCATGAACTGATCGGGCTCGACTACAGCGGCTCGCACATGGTGATCTTCCTGTATCTGCTGGCCTTCGCGCTCGTGGGCTTCACGCTGTTCGTCACGAGCCGCCTGATCCGCATGCCGATCGGCCGCGCGTGGGAAGCGCTGCGCGAAGACGAGATCGCCTGCCGCTCGCTGGGGCTGAACCCCACGCGCATCAAGCTCTCGGCATTCACGCTCGGTGCGTCGTTCGCCGGGTTGGCCGGCGCATTCTTCGCCGCGCGTCAGGGGCTGGTCACGCCCGAATCGTTCACGTTCATCGAATCGGCGCTCATTCTCGCCGTGGTGGTGCTCGGTGGCATGGGGTCGCAGGTCGGCGTGATTCTCGCGGCCATCCTGCTCACGATCCTGCCAGAGGTCGCGCGCGACTTCGCGGAATACCGCATGCTGATTTTCGGTCTGGTGATGGTGCTGATGATGATGTGGCGTCCGCAGGGCCTGTTGCCCGCCACCCGCCCGCATGTGGAGTTGCCGCAATGA